The Macaca nemestrina isolate mMacNem1 chromosome 12, mMacNem.hap1, whole genome shotgun sequence genome contains a region encoding:
- the LOC105486930 gene encoding calcitonin gene-related peptide 2 produces the protein MGFQKFSPFLALSILVLYQAGSLQAAPFRSALESSPDPATLSEEEARLLLAALVQDYVQMKASELEQEQETGGYSSAAQKRACNTATCVTHRLAGLLSRSGGMVKSNFVPTNVGSKAFGRRRRDLQA, from the exons ATGGGTTTCCAGAAGTTCTCCCCCTTCCTGGCTCTCAGTATCTTGGTCCTGTACCAGGCGGGCAGCCTCCAGGCGGCGCCATTCAG GTCAGCCCTGGAGAGCAGCCCAGACCCGGCCACACTCAGTGAAGAGGAAGCGCGCCTCCTGCTGGCTGCACTGGTGCAGGACTATGTGCAGATGAAGGCCAGTGagctggagcaggagcaggagacaGGGGGCTACAG CTCTGCTGCCCAGAAGAGAGCCTGCAACACTGCCACCTGTGTGACTCATCGGCTGGCAGGCTTGCTGAGCAGATCAGGGGGCATGGTGAAGAGCAACTTCGTGCCCACCAATGTGGGTTCCAAAGCCTTTGGCAGGCGCCGCAGGGACCTTCAAGCCTGA